One Heliomicrobium gestii DNA window includes the following coding sequences:
- a CDS encoding ATP-binding protein, with protein sequence MAAIRCLRFASSLTHVEEAVEQVIGEVKSLPWEAMDLDFIKLALIEALVNAVVHGNEGDPEKEVTLRFAVEEDHFWVEVSDQGDGFDPQSVAAFDLLSETGRGLLLIRAAMDEVTFNEKGNTIRLVKHRRAK encoded by the coding sequence GGCGATAAGATGTTTACGATTCGCCAGTTCCCTGACCCATGTGGAAGAAGCGGTTGAGCAGGTGATCGGCGAGGTGAAATCCCTCCCCTGGGAGGCGATGGACCTTGACTTCATCAAGCTGGCGCTGATTGAAGCGCTTGTCAACGCAGTGGTTCATGGGAACGAGGGGGATCCCGAAAAAGAGGTGACCCTTCGCTTTGCTGTCGAAGAAGACCACTTTTGGGTGGAGGTCTCTGATCAAGGCGACGGTTTCGATCCCCAATCGGTGGCAGCCTTTGATCTGCTCAGCGAGACGGGGAGGGGGTTGCTGCTCATCCGGGCCGCCATGGATGAAGTGACCTTCAATGAAAAAGGCAATACCATCCGGCTGGTGAAACACCGACGGGCGAAATAA